The following are encoded in a window of Lonchura striata isolate bLonStr1 chromosome 33, bLonStr1.mat, whole genome shotgun sequence genomic DNA:
- the HJV gene encoding hemojuvelin, with product MWPAGKELPALGARSFPQEAETGELPNEARSCWWVRDPPGSAWMGMGRAAHSRSPGQLENSGLFLRALLLLFLCRHVSPQCKILRCNSDYVAATLHLRGPERGAAFCTALRSYSLCTRRTARTCRGDLAFHSAVHGIEDLMIQNNCSKEGPTAPPRPRPPAPNARGFEPLEICDYERSFLHKHGRPPGFQHCAAFGDPHIRTFHDDFHTCRVEGSWPLLDNDYLFVQATSSPVAKGSNATVTSKVRLVRRMGGQIQGQGSS from the exons ATGTGGCCCGCAGGGAAGGAGCTCCCAGCGCTGGGAGCCAGATCGTTTCCTCAGGAGGCTGAGACAG GGGAGCTGCCGAATgaagccaggagctgctggtgggtgAGAGACCCCCCAGGCTCCGCATGGATGGGaatgggcagagctgcccacagtAGGAGCCCGGGGCAGCTGGAAAACTCCGGCCTCTTCCTccgagctctgctgctcctcttcctctgcaGGCATG tctctcccCAGTGCAAGATCCTCCGTTGCAACTCGGACTACGTGGCGGCCACGCTGCACCTGCGCGGGCCCGAGCGCGGCGCCGCGTTCTGCACCGCGCTGCGCTCCTACTCCCTGTGCACCCGCCGCACGGCCCGCACCTGCCGCGGCGACCTGGCCTTCCACTCGGCCGTGCACGGCATCGAGGACCTCATGATCCAGAACAACTGCTCCAAGGAAGGGCccacggccccgccgcggccccggcccccggcGCCCAACGCGCGCGGCTTCGAGCCGCTCGAGATCTGCGACTACGAGCGCAGTTTCCTCCACAAGCACGGCCGCCCCCCCGGGTTCCAGCACTGCGCCGCCTTTGGGGACCCCCACATCCGAACCTTCCACGATGACTTCCACACGTGCCGGGTGGAGGGCTCCTGGCCGCTCTTGGACAACGATTACCTGTTCGTGCAAGCCACCAGCTCGCCGGTGGCCAAGGGGTCCAACGCAACAGTCACCAGCAAGGTAAGGTTGGTGCGCAGGATGGGTGGACAAATCCAGGGTCAGGGCTCCTCCTAA
- the BOLA1 gene encoding bolA-like protein 1, whose translation MRGPLLAGAMGGPLARTIRAKLTAALQPTHLEVRDDSPLHGGPPGAETHFGVLVVSGRFAGLPPLQRHRLVHEALRAELAGPLHALQVVARTPEQWQSDPQNPPAPPCLGGSKREKRREAREEEEEEVGKK comes from the coding sequence ATGCGGGGTCCCCTCCTGGCGGGGGCCATGGGGGGTCCCCTGGCCCGCACCATCCGTGCCAAGCTGACGGCGGCCCTGCAGCCCACCCACCTGGAAGTTCGGGACGACTCCCCCCTCCACGGGGGTCCCCCCGGAGCTGAGACTCATTTCGGGGTGCTGGTGGTGAGCGGGCGCTTCGCGGGGCTGCCGCCGCTGCAGCGGCACCGCCTGGTGCACGAGGCGCTGCGGGCCGAGCTGGCCGGGCCCCTGCACGCCCTGCAGGTGGTCGCCCGCACCCCCGAGCAGTGGCAGAGcgacccccagaacccccccgCGCCCCCTTGCCTGGGCGGGTCCAAGCGGGAGAAGCGCCGCGAGGCccgggaggaggaagaggaggaggtggggaAGAAGTGA
- the SV2A gene encoding synaptic vesicle glycoprotein 2A produces MDESFRDRTAFIRGAKDIAKEVKKHAAKKVSRGMDRVQDEYTRRSYSRFEEEEDDEDYAPQDGYYRGGEGANEEEGVSSDATEGHDEEDEIYEGEYQGIPRQESLKGGERLGAAAAAGAFDDGEGQRRKDREELAQQYELILQECGHGRFQWTLYFVLGLALMADGVEVFVVGFVLPSAEKDMCLSDSNKGMLGLIVYLGMMVGAFVWGGLADRLGRRQCLLISLSVNSVFAFFSSFVQGYGTFLFCRLLSGVGIGGSIPIVFSYFSEFLAQEKRGEHLSWLCMFWMIGGIYASAMAWAIIPHYGWSFQMGSAYQFHSWRVFVLVCAFPSVFAIGALTTMPESPRFYLENGKHDEAWMVLKQVHDTNMRAKGHPERVFSVTHIKTIKREDELIEIQSDTGTWYRRWLVRCLNLSQQVWSNFQQCFVPEYRRVTLMMMAVWFTMSFSYYGLTVWFPDMIKHLQSIEYASRTKLFTREKVRHFTFNFTLENQVHRGGEYFNDKFIGLKMKSVTFEDSLFEECYFEDITSSNTFFKNCTFISTVFYNTDLFEYKFINSRVLNSTFLHNKEGCQLDFSDDNNAYMIYFVSFLGTLAVLPGNIVSALLMDKIGRLRMLAGSSVMSCVSCFFLSFGNSESAMIALLCLFGGVSIASWNALDVLTVELYPSDKRTTAFGFLNALCKLAAVLGISIFTSFVGITKAVPILFASAALALGSSLALKLPETRGQVLQ; encoded by the exons ATGGACGAGTCGTTCCGGGACCGGACCGCGTTCATCCGCGGCGCCAAGGACATCGCCAAGGAGGTGAAGAAGCACGCGGCCAAGAAGGTGAGCCGGGGCATGGACCGAGTGCAGGACGAGTACACCCGGCGCTCCTACTCCCGCttcgaggaggaggaggatgacgaagACTACGCGCCCCAGGACGGCTACTACCGAGGGGGCGAGGGGGCCAACGAGGAGGAGGGGGTGTCCAGCGACGCCACGGAAGGccacgacgaggaggacgagatCTACGAGGGCGAGTACCAAGGGATCCCCCGGCAGGAGTCGCTGAAAGGGGGGGAGCGCCTGGGGGCCGCGGCGGCCGCCGGCGCTTTCGACGACGGCGAGGGGCAGCGGAGGAAGGACCGGGAGGAGCTGGCGCAGCAGTACGAGCTGATCCTGCAGGAGTGCGGCCACGGCCGCTTCCAGTGGACCCTCTACTTTGTCCTGGGCCTGGCCCTCATGGCTGACGGCGTTGAGGTCTTTGTGGTGGGCTTCGTCCTGCCCAGCGCCGAGAAGGACATGTGCCTCTCCGACTCCAACAAGGGCATGCTGG GCCTCATCGTGTACCTGGGCATGATGGTGGGCGCGTTCGTGTGGGGCGGGCTGGCCGACCGGCTGGGCCGAAGGCAGTGCCTCCTCATCTCCCTCTCCGTCAACAGCGTCTTcgccttcttctcctccttcgtCCAGGGCTACGGCACCTTCCTCTTCTGCCGCCTGCTCTCGGGCGTGGG CATCGGCGGCTCCATCCCCATCGTCTTCTCCTACTTCTCGGAGTTCCTGGCGCAGGAGAAGCGCGGGGAGCACCTGAGCTGGCTCTGCATGTTCTGGATGATCGGGGGCATCTACGCCTCCGCTATGGCCTGGGCCATCATCCCCCACTACG gCTGGAGCTTCCAGATGGGCTCCGCGTACCAATTCCACAGCTGGAGGGTCTTCGTCCTCGTCTGCGCCTTCCCCTCGGTCTTCGCCATCGGGGCGCTCACCACCATGCCGGAGAGCCCACGCTTCTACCTTGAg AACGGGAAGCACGACGAGGCCTGGATGGTGCTGAAGCAGGTCCATGACACCAACATGAGGGCCAAGGGCCACCCTGAGAGGGTCTTCTCG GTCACCCACATCAAGACCATCAAGCGGGAGGACGAGCTCATCGAGATCCAGTCGGACACCGGGACGTGGTACCGGCGCTGGCTGGTCCGATGCCTCAACCTGTCCCAGCAG GTCTGGAGCAACTTCCAGCAGTGCTTCGTGCCCGAGTACCGGCGGGTGACGCTGATGATGATGGCGGTGTGGTTCACCATGTCCTTCAG CTACTACGGGCTCACCGTGTGGTTCCCGGACATGATTAAGCACCTGCAGAGCATCGAGTACGCGTCGCGCACGAAGCTCTTCACGCGCGAGAAGGTCCGGCACTTCACCTTCAACTTCACCCTGGAGAACCAAGTGCACCGTGGTGGGGAGTATTTCAACGACAA GTTCATCGGGCTGAAGATGAAGTCGGTGACGTTCGAGGACTCGCTCTTTGAGGAGTGTTACTTCGAGGACATCACCTCCAGCAACACCTTCTTCAAGAACTGCACCTTCATCTCCACCGTCTTCTACAACACAG ATCTCTTCGAGTACAAGTTCATCAACAGCCGGGTGCTGAACAGCACGTTCCTGCACAACAAGGAGGGCTGCCAGCTGGACTTCAGCGACGACAACAACGCCTACATGATCTACTTTGTCAGCTTCCTGGGCACCCTGGCCGTGCTCCCCGGGAACATCGTCTCGGCCCTGCTCATGGACAAGATCGGCCGCCTGCGCATGCTGG CCGGCTCCAGCGTCATGTCCTGCGTCAGCTGCTTCTTCCTGTCCTTCGGGAACAGCGAGTCTGCCATGATCGCGCTGCTCTGCCTCTTCGGCGGGGTCAGCATCGCCTCCTGGAACGCGCTCGACGTGCTCACCGTGGAGCTGTACCCCTCTGACAAGAG GACGACGGCCTTTGGCTTCCTGAACGCTCTGTGCAAGCTGGCAGCCGTGCTGGGCATCAGCATCTTCACGTCCTTCGTGGGCATCACCAAGGCCGTGCCCATCCTCTTCGCCTCGGCCGCGCTGGCCCTCGGCAGCTCCCTGGCCCTCAAACTGCCCGAGACACGGGGGCAGGTCCTGCAGTGA